In Desulfonatronovibrio magnus, one DNA window encodes the following:
- a CDS encoding PAS domain S-box protein gives MYKESYKRFIDCSFFGYAYHRIILDDQGSPVNYEFLEVNAGFEKMTGLKAENILGRKVTEVLPDIQESSFDWIGFYGRIALEGSEEEFEQYSEPLKRWYKVSAYSPKKHHFVTIIQDITSEKEHAQQMERFFSVNLDLLCIADTSGNFIKVNAEWENVLGYTVHELEERTFLEFVHPDDIDSTLAAMAELDEQKPVHQFVNRFRSKDGSYRHIEWRSHPHGSLCTGSEVYDLVMHLMNESSARSRLWLYHLEIIARDYRDECGSMRRPVYKFCEHVWDSSRDLRRMESRSPGALRAGTMHGAKGLEFPAVILAGTPGDRESPEEERRLYYVGMTRARDRLVLCCGPDHPFAPEILAAGPEAVSRISCDIALTPVEQNLAREELWEMSPEHVILSYPAWDNIHGETTAAIDALQDNPGKEFTFLPWANRYLVCTAGVPVTALSDRGSRIYENYLSRGFRVKQVIFLAALHRKASQEDQTLKELRCSSWYVPLFQVVWSRCQD, from the coding sequence ATGTACAAAGAAAGCTATAAGCGTTTTATAGACTGCTCATTTTTTGGATATGCCTATCACCGGATAATTCTGGATGATCAGGGCAGTCCAGTGAATTATGAATTTCTTGAGGTCAATGCCGGATTTGAAAAAATGACCGGCCTGAAGGCTGAAAACATCCTTGGACGCAAGGTGACTGAGGTTTTGCCTGACATCCAGGAGTCTTCTTTTGACTGGATCGGGTTTTACGGGCGGATCGCCCTGGAAGGAAGCGAGGAGGAGTTTGAGCAATATTCTGAACCCCTGAAGCGCTGGTACAAGGTCAGTGCCTACTCTCCCAAAAAGCATCATTTCGTGACCATAATCCAGGACATCACCTCAGAGAAGGAACACGCCCAGCAGATGGAGCGGTTTTTCTCGGTCAATCTCGACCTGTTGTGCATTGCGGACACATCCGGGAATTTCATCAAGGTTAATGCTGAATGGGAAAATGTACTGGGCTATACAGTACATGAGCTGGAAGAGCGCACCTTTCTGGAGTTCGTCCACCCTGATGATATTGACTCCACCCTGGCTGCCATGGCTGAATTGGATGAGCAGAAGCCGGTTCATCAGTTCGTCAACCGTTTCCGCAGTAAGGACGGCTCTTATCGCCACATTGAATGGCGTTCACACCCTCACGGCAGCCTGTGTACAGGAAGCGAGGTTTATGACCTGGTCATGCACCTGATGAATGAAAGCAGCGCCCGCAGCCGGCTCTGGCTGTACCACCTGGAAATCATAGCCCGGGATTACCGGGATGAATGCGGCTCCATGCGCAGACCTGTGTATAAGTTCTGCGAGCATGTCTGGGATTCATCCAGGGACTTGCGCCGCATGGAAAGCCGCTCTCCCGGCGCTCTCCGGGCGGGCACCATGCACGGGGCCAAGGGGCTGGAGTTTCCGGCGGTGATTCTGGCAGGCACCCCGGGGGACCGGGAAAGCCCGGAAGAGGAGCGCAGGCTTTATTACGTGGGCATGACCCGGGCCAGGGACAGGCTGGTACTCTGCTGCGGTCCGGATCATCCCTTTGCCCCGGAGATTCTTGCCGCCGGACCAGAAGCGGTGAGCAGAATTTCCTGCGACATTGCGTTGACCCCGGTTGAACAGAACCTGGCCCGGGAAGAACTCTGGGAGATGTCCCCGGAACATGTCATCCTGTCCTACCCGGCCTGGGACAACATCCACGGGGAGACCACTGCAGCCATTGATGCCCTGCAGGATAACCCGGGAAAGGAGTTCACCTTTCTGCCCTGGGCAAACAGGTATCTTGTCTGCACCGCAGGTGTTCCAGTCACCGCCCTGTCGGACAGGGGCAGCAGAATATACGAAAACTACCTGTCCCGGGGCTTCAGGGTAAAGCAGGTCATCTTCCTGGCCGCCCTGCACCGCAAGGCCTCCCAGGAAGACCAGACCCTGAAAGAACTGCGCTGTTCTTCATGGTACGTGCCCCTTTTTCAGGTAGTCTGGAGCAGATGCCAGGATTAA